In the genome of Hymenobacter taeanensis, one region contains:
- a CDS encoding cell division protein FtsX: MSQPRTTRKKKLGSYPYTMVVFSITLALLVIGLFGLLLIHAHKMSNLVKENLEMQVYLERNLPETQLLRLQQDFAHKPYIAYKNGQAQVRFLSKEEGAKQLIDQTGEDFQRFLGDNPLRDAYLLKINSEYGDAQNLARIKQELGQEPGVFEVEYVESLITSVNENLRNVSLVLLGFAAVLTFVVVVLINNTIKLAMFSQRFLIRSMQLVGATQSFIQWPFLRRAVWQGLMSGILAGLLLVALLQYAYLQLEELRLLRDERLIGALLALLVVLGMGIGFLSSWRAVRKYSGMSLDDLY; this comes from the coding sequence ATGTCTCAACCGCGCACGACTCGTAAGAAGAAGCTGGGTAGCTATCCGTACACTATGGTCGTGTTCAGCATTACGCTGGCGCTGCTGGTGATTGGGCTATTCGGGCTGCTACTGATTCACGCGCACAAGATGTCGAATCTGGTGAAGGAGAACCTGGAGATGCAGGTGTACCTGGAGCGGAACCTGCCGGAAACCCAGTTGCTTCGCCTGCAACAGGACTTTGCCCACAAGCCCTACATTGCCTACAAAAACGGGCAGGCGCAGGTGCGCTTCTTATCTAAGGAAGAAGGCGCCAAGCAGCTCATCGACCAGACCGGCGAAGATTTCCAGCGCTTCCTCGGCGACAACCCCTTGCGCGACGCTTACCTGCTCAAAATAAACTCTGAATACGGCGATGCCCAGAACCTGGCCCGCATAAAGCAAGAGCTAGGCCAGGAGCCGGGCGTGTTTGAGGTAGAGTACGTGGAGAGCCTGATTACCTCCGTGAATGAGAACCTGCGCAATGTGAGCCTGGTGCTACTAGGTTTTGCCGCCGTGCTCACGTTTGTGGTGGTAGTGCTCATCAACAATACCATTAAGCTGGCCATGTTCTCGCAACGCTTCCTGATCCGGTCTATGCAGCTGGTGGGCGCTACTCAGTCATTTATTCAGTGGCCGTTTTTGCGGCGGGCCGTTTGGCAGGGGCTTATGAGCGGTATTCTGGCGGGGCTGTTGCTGGTGGCGTTGCTGCAATATGCTTACCTGCAACTAGAAGAGCTGCGGCTGCTGCGTGATGAGCGCCTGATTGGGGCCTTACTGGCACTACTGGTGGTGCTGGGCATGGGCATCGGCTTTTTGAGCTCCTGGCGTGCCGTGCGCAAGTATTCGGGCATGTCACTTGACGACTTGTATTAA
- the truB gene encoding tRNA pseudouridine(55) synthase TruB, with amino-acid sequence MMEEQPTPAPFDFEAGEVLLLDKPLTWTSFDVVRKVKNTLRIKKIGHAGTLDPLATGLLILCTGKKTKQIDLIQAQEKEYTGTFRLGQTTPSFDLETPVDQEVTYDHLTEEELRAALAPFVGLINQTPPLFSAVKVNGERAYEVARRGDEAEIKSKQVTIKEFELTRIALPEVDFRVVCSKGTYIRSLARDYGAALGVGAHLTKLVRTRIGEYRLEDALSMEAVQALRPPRPEGEAERPPRQRRERQPERRTGLEYYQSQQDAAASTPDTPPVS; translated from the coding sequence ATGATGGAAGAACAACCTACCCCTGCCCCCTTCGACTTTGAAGCCGGTGAAGTCCTGCTCCTGGATAAGCCTCTGACCTGGACCTCCTTTGATGTGGTGCGCAAAGTGAAGAACACCCTGCGCATCAAGAAAATTGGGCATGCGGGCACCCTCGACCCGTTGGCTACGGGCCTGCTAATTTTGTGCACCGGCAAGAAAACCAAGCAGATTGACCTGATTCAGGCTCAGGAAAAAGAGTACACCGGCACTTTCCGCCTCGGCCAGACCACGCCCAGCTTCGACCTGGAGACGCCCGTAGACCAGGAAGTAACCTACGACCACCTGACGGAGGAAGAGCTGCGCGCCGCCTTAGCTCCTTTCGTGGGCCTGATTAACCAAACACCCCCGCTGTTTTCGGCAGTGAAGGTGAATGGGGAACGGGCTTACGAGGTAGCTCGTCGTGGCGACGAGGCCGAAATCAAGAGCAAGCAGGTTACCATCAAGGAGTTTGAGCTGACGCGCATTGCCCTGCCGGAGGTTGATTTTCGGGTGGTGTGCTCCAAGGGCACCTACATCCGCAGCCTCGCCCGCGACTACGGTGCGGCCTTGGGGGTGGGCGCCCACCTCACCAAGCTGGTGCGCACCCGCATTGGCGAGTACCGCCTGGAGGACGCCCTGAGCATGGAAGCCGTGCAGGCCCTGCGCCCCCCCCGCCCCGAAGGGGAAGCTGAGCGGCCTCCGCGCCAGCGCCGGGAGCGGCAGCCCGAGCGCCGGACTGGCCTAGAGTACTATCAGTCGCAGCAAGATGCGGCGGCTTCTACGCCCGACACGCCGCCTGTTTCCTAA
- a CDS encoding undecaprenyl-diphosphate phosphatase, whose protein sequence is MSYWHALLLAIVEGLTEFLPVSSTGHMIIFANLLGIGQLPFTDTYITSIQFGAILAVVVLYWRRFLQSFDFYLKLAVAFVPFGILGFLLKDVIEDLLKSVTVVASSLVVGGVVLLFVDKLFSGPRKEVTTPNFAQALKIGLFQCLALVPGVSRSAATIIGGLAQGFDRRSAADFSFLLAVPTMTVITAYQLYKTYKVSAPGSEDIKLLLFGNVVAFIVALLAVKSFVDFVARFGFRAFGFYRIAVGVVILVMVSLGISLEVL, encoded by the coding sequence ATGTCGTACTGGCACGCGCTGTTGCTCGCTATTGTTGAAGGTCTAACCGAATTTTTGCCCGTTTCCAGCACGGGACACATGATCATCTTCGCCAACCTGCTTGGCATCGGGCAGCTACCCTTCACTGACACGTACATCACCTCCATTCAGTTTGGGGCCATTCTGGCCGTGGTAGTGCTGTACTGGCGCCGGTTTCTGCAGAGCTTCGACTTTTATCTTAAGCTCGCCGTGGCCTTTGTTCCGTTCGGGATTCTGGGCTTTCTGCTGAAAGATGTAATTGAGGATTTGTTGAAAAGCGTAACCGTAGTAGCCTCTTCGCTGGTAGTAGGCGGCGTAGTGCTGCTTTTCGTCGATAAGTTGTTCTCGGGGCCGCGCAAGGAGGTTACCACGCCCAACTTCGCTCAGGCACTTAAGATTGGTCTGTTTCAGTGCCTGGCCTTGGTACCAGGCGTATCACGCTCAGCCGCTACTATCATAGGTGGCCTAGCCCAAGGCTTTGACCGCCGCTCAGCGGCCGACTTCTCCTTCCTGCTGGCAGTACCCACCATGACGGTGATTACGGCCTATCAGCTGTATAAAACTTACAAAGTGAGTGCTCCGGGCTCCGAGGATATTAAGCTGCTGTTGTTCGGCAACGTGGTGGCCTTTATTGTGGCACTGCTGGCCGTGAAGTCCTTCGTGGATTTTGTAGCGCGCTTCGGCTTTCGGGCGTTTGGTTTCTACCGCATTGCGGTGGGCGTAGTGATTTTGGTAATGGTATCGTTGGGTATTAGCCTGGAAGTACTGTAA
- a CDS encoding DUF3098 domain-containing protein: protein MEQNTPRFAFGPRNYRLMFIGLAVLAAGFITMMLDSADYGEGFLGITLGPILLAIGFGIEFWAIMTRADGTAPVAQDAATVNTVPSQTVPPTVAPASPTYKR from the coding sequence ATGGAACAGAATACTCCCCGCTTCGCCTTCGGGCCGCGTAACTACCGGCTAATGTTCATTGGCCTGGCAGTGCTGGCCGCTGGCTTTATCACCATGATGCTCGACTCGGCTGATTACGGTGAAGGTTTCCTGGGCATTACCCTCGGCCCTATTCTGCTGGCTATTGGCTTCGGCATTGAGTTTTGGGCCATCATGACCCGCGCGGACGGCACCGCTCCCGTAGCCCAGGATGCCGCCACCGTGAATACGGTGCCTTCCCAAACGGTCCCACCTACTGTGGCACCTGCCTCGCCTACTTATAAGCGCTAG